Proteins from a genomic interval of Physeter macrocephalus isolate SW-GA chromosome 21, ASM283717v5, whole genome shotgun sequence:
- the LOC102994583 gene encoding zinc finger X-linked protein ZXDB, with translation MKGHEQENSFKCEVCEETFPTQAKLSAHQRSHFEPERPYQCAFSGCKKTFITVSALFSHNRAHFREQELFSCSFPGCSKQYDKACRLKIHLRSHTGERPFLCDFEGCGWNFTSMSKLLRHKRKHDDDRRFMCPVEGCGKSFTRAEHLKGHSITHLGTKPFVCPVEGCCARFSARSSLYIHSKKHLQDVDTGKSRCPVSTCNKLFTSKHSMKTHMAKRHNLRQDLLAQLEAANSLTPSSELTSQGQNDLSDAELVSLFSGVPGNSSAAVLDTALVNSGILTIDVASVNSTLAGKLPANNNNNSLGQAVDPQALMATSDLPQSLDTSLFFGTTAAGFQQSPLDTDDVSSLSAGPLGSLSSLAMKTSSQEPQALTPSSKLTVDTDALTPSSTLCENSVSELLPPTKTEWNVHPDSDFFGQEEETQFAFSNPAGNHGSQKETDLITVTGSSFLV, from the coding sequence ATGAAGGGCCATGAGCAGGAGAACTCATTCAAATGCGAGGTGTGTGAGGAGACCTTCCCCACGCAGGCCAAACTCAGCGCCCACCAGCGCAGCCACTTCGAGCCTGAGAGACCCTACCAGTGCGCGTTTTCGGGCTGCAAGAAGACGTTTATCACAGTGAGTGCCCTGTTTTCCCATAACCGCGCCCACTTCAGGGAACAAGAACTCTTTTCCTGCTCTTTTCCTGGCTGCAGCAAACAGTACGACAAGGCTTGTAGGTTGAAAATTCACCTTCGGAGCCACACTGGTGAGAGACCGTTCCTTTGTGACTTTGAGGGCTGCGGCTGGAACTTCACCAGCATGTCCAAACTCCTAAGGCACAAAAGGAAGCACGACGATGACCGGAGGTTCATGTGTCCTGTAGAAGGCTGTGGGAAATCGTTCACGAGGGCCGAACATCTGAAAGGCCACAGCATAACCCACCTGGGCACAAAGCCTTTTGTGTGCCCCGTGGAAGGCTGCTGTGCCAGGTTCTCTGCTCGCAGTAGTCTCTACATTCACTCCAAGAAACACTTGCAGGATGTGGACACTGGGAAAAGCCGATGCCCAGTCTCCACTTGTAATAAACTCTTCACATCCAAGCACAGCATGAAGACCCACATGGCCAAAAGGCACAACCTGCGCCAGGATCTCTTAGCTCAGCTAGAAGCTGCAAATTCTCTTACGCCCAGCAGTGAACTTACCAGCCAGGGGCAGAATGACCTCAGTGATGCAGAGCTTGTGTCTCTCTTCTCTGGTGTGCCCGGTAATAGTTCTGCTGCAGTATTGGACACCGCATTGGTGAACTCTGGGATCTTGACTATTGATGTGGCTTCTGTGAACTCAACTCTGGCAGGGAAGCTCcctgctaataataataataattccttaggGCAGGCGGTGGACCCTCAGGCCTTGATGGCCACCAGTGACCTTCCTCAAAGTCTGGATACCTCACTCTTCTTTGGAACGACAGCCGCTGGTTTTCAGCAGAGTCCCTTAGATACGGATGATGTCTCAAGTCTAAGTGCGGGGCCGTTGGGATCTCTGAGCTCTTTGGCTATGAAAACCTCGAGTCAAGAGCCCCAAGCTTTGACCCCCAGCAGTAAGCTAACAGTAGACACAGATGCTCTGACTCCTTCGAGCACCCTTTGTGAAAACAGTGTCTCGGAACTACTGCCGCCAACCAAAACGGAATGGAATGTACATCCTGACTCTGACTTCTTTGGACAGGAGGAAGAAACCCAGTTTGCATTCTCCAATCCAGCAGGAAACCATGGGTCTCAGAAAGAAACAGATCTTATCACAGTGACTGGCAGCTCATTTTTGGTATGA